In Streptomyces sp. SID8374, one genomic interval encodes:
- the dcm gene encoding DNA (cytosine-5-)-methyltransferase: MVDQPKKTKKLRTSVELFAGGGGLAMAVHQAGFRPLLFNEFNKRACETLVASARKTLGADGVERVEDAKLEPPSPGRPAPLYPGDVRDLDMTAFQGKVDVLAGGPPCQPFSAGGVAKGDEDKRNMFPAMFKAVREIRPKAVICENVRGLRRPSFADYFQYIQNELTLPFEKRDDEVSWESHNEHLRGIIGGLPENDTDPDHYKVVMVPVNAADYGVPQIRNRIVLVAFRADIPVDIEAFEKYVNTPQFSDTALWRSMLDEDGPYWQRHSDVTPRAKERARAWARAKLPKPTKEEDPKIRPWRTLRDAIQGYGTDVKLPALPPVDLTRLDEKFDFGKEIGVVDHIGWPGARIYQGHTPNELDRPAKTVKAGVHGVPGGESVVLLDTGYADRTSPGGWTHHHRYMTVRETARAMTFADEWLGSGPRGEQMRQLGNAVPVVLGEFFANAVADALSAAGH; this comes from the coding sequence ATGGTTGACCAGCCCAAAAAGACGAAGAAGCTGCGGACGAGTGTTGAGCTGTTCGCGGGCGGGGGTGGCCTTGCCATGGCGGTCCACCAGGCGGGCTTCCGCCCGCTCCTGTTCAACGAGTTCAACAAGCGCGCGTGCGAGACGCTCGTGGCGAGCGCCCGGAAGACGCTGGGCGCGGACGGGGTCGAGCGGGTCGAGGATGCGAAGCTCGAGCCTCCCAGTCCCGGGCGGCCCGCGCCGCTTTACCCCGGGGATGTCCGGGACCTTGACATGACGGCATTCCAGGGGAAGGTGGATGTCCTCGCCGGCGGTCCGCCGTGCCAGCCGTTCAGTGCCGGCGGCGTCGCCAAGGGTGACGAGGACAAGCGCAACATGTTCCCGGCCATGTTCAAGGCCGTCCGTGAGATCCGGCCCAAGGCGGTCATCTGTGAGAACGTTCGCGGTCTGCGGCGGCCCTCCTTTGCGGACTACTTCCAGTACATCCAGAACGAGCTGACGCTCCCCTTCGAGAAGCGGGACGACGAGGTCAGCTGGGAATCGCACAATGAGCACCTGAGGGGCATCATCGGCGGGCTCCCCGAAAACGACACTGATCCCGACCATTACAAGGTCGTGATGGTGCCTGTGAACGCGGCGGACTACGGGGTGCCCCAGATCCGGAACCGCATCGTGCTCGTGGCCTTCCGTGCCGACATTCCGGTTGATATCGAGGCATTTGAGAAGTACGTCAACACGCCTCAGTTCTCGGATACCGCTCTGTGGCGCTCGATGCTTGATGAGGACGGACCGTACTGGCAGCGCCACTCGGACGTGACTCCGCGAGCGAAAGAACGGGCGCGTGCGTGGGCTCGGGCCAAGCTGCCGAAGCCGACCAAGGAAGAAGACCCCAAGATCAGGCCATGGCGCACGCTGCGTGACGCCATCCAGGGCTACGGCACCGATGTCAAACTCCCGGCGCTTCCGCCAGTGGACCTCACCCGTCTCGACGAGAAGTTCGACTTCGGCAAGGAGATCGGAGTCGTCGACCACATCGGCTGGCCGGGCGCGCGTATCTACCAAGGGCACACACCGAACGAGCTCGACAGGCCTGCCAAAACGGTCAAGGCTGGCGTGCACGGTGTGCCCGGTGGAGAGTCCGTCGTGCTGCTCGACACTGGTTATGCGGATCGCACATCACCAGGCGGGTGGACCCATCATCACCGCTACATGACAGTTCGGGAGACGGCTCGGGCGATGACATTTGCCGATGAATGGCTGGGCTCCGGCCCTCGTGGGGAGCAGATGCGCCAGCTCGGCAACGCCGTCCCGGTCGTTCTCGGTGAGTTCTTCGCCAATGCCGTCGCCGACGCCCTCTCAGCGGCTGGACACTGA
- a CDS encoding very short patch repair endonuclease encodes METLPLESTASSPEVRAAMRANRSKDTGPELALRKLLYQRGLRYRVNARPLVEIRRKADLVFPGDRIAVFVDGCFWHGCPDHYRPAVKNADFWREKIDGNRARDAETNEKLLAAGWRVIRVWEHEDPARAAGEIEQLLRRSRASGARRDATAAGR; translated from the coding sequence GTGGAGACACTCCCGCTCGAGTCAACCGCCTCCTCGCCTGAGGTCCGGGCTGCCATGCGTGCTAACCGCAGCAAGGACACCGGACCCGAGCTGGCGTTGCGGAAGCTGCTCTATCAGCGCGGACTGCGCTATCGAGTCAATGCCAGGCCGCTCGTCGAGATCCGCCGCAAGGCGGACTTGGTCTTTCCTGGTGACCGCATCGCAGTCTTCGTTGACGGCTGTTTCTGGCATGGCTGCCCCGACCACTACCGCCCGGCGGTCAAGAACGCGGACTTCTGGCGAGAGAAGATCGACGGCAACCGGGCCAGAGACGCCGAGACCAACGAGAAGTTGCTCGCAGCGGGGTGGAGGGTGATCCGAGTCTGGGAGCACGAAGATCCGGCCCGGGCCGCAGGCGAGATTGAGCAACTGCTCCGGCGGTCGCGAGCCTCCGGAGCCCGGCGGGACGCTACAGCGGCC
- a CDS encoding Eco29kI family restriction endonuclease, whose amino-acid sequence MPSEYTPASFDPLSTEQIANTVCETFERQPLVSMTTEIPRFEGSGLYALYYRGVDVALYLPLAGLQIPVYVGQATTNSATGARVRERFPLHSRLKQHRISIIEGGLPIDEFRFRALLLPDVHANLGENGLRVGYQPVWNSILTGFGSKEQGATTRQSRKSKWDTVHDGRRRTHGGVVHDVEALVLAVKAHIERRVDGYDALPWLHPSTETFLDRDAP is encoded by the coding sequence ATGCCCTCCGAGTACACGCCCGCTTCGTTCGACCCGCTGTCGACCGAACAAATCGCGAACACCGTCTGCGAGACCTTCGAGCGCCAGCCTCTGGTTTCCATGACTACGGAGATCCCGAGGTTCGAGGGGTCCGGGCTGTACGCGCTCTACTACCGTGGGGTCGACGTAGCCCTGTACCTGCCCCTAGCGGGCCTTCAGATCCCCGTGTACGTAGGGCAAGCAACCACCAACAGCGCCACCGGTGCAAGGGTCCGGGAGCGGTTTCCTCTCCATAGCCGCCTCAAGCAGCACCGGATCTCGATCATCGAAGGCGGCCTGCCCATCGATGAGTTCCGATTCCGGGCGCTGCTGCTACCGGACGTGCACGCGAATCTGGGTGAAAACGGCCTGCGCGTCGGCTACCAGCCTGTGTGGAACAGCATCCTCACCGGTTTCGGCAGCAAGGAACAAGGGGCGACGACCCGGCAGAGCCGGAAGAGTAAGTGGGACACAGTGCATGATGGGCGTCGGCGCACCCACGGGGGCGTCGTCCATGACGTCGAAGCCCTCGTCTTGGCGGTCAAGGCACACATCGAGCGGCGGGTCGACGGATACGACGCTCTTCCGTGGTTGCACCCGAGCACCGAGACGTTCCTGGACCGCGACGCCCCCTGA